One Anastrepha obliqua isolate idAnaObli1 chromosome 6, idAnaObli1_1.0, whole genome shotgun sequence DNA window includes the following coding sequences:
- the LOC129250629 gene encoding putative nuclease HARBI1, producing MDCVALWDESSEERIYRRFIRDNSNVMSLSDQSFVQNFRLSKEAFMYVLNSIKGEMKSPTRATAIPDIIKVATTLKFLAQGAYQHLIGQDHRAGLAQQTVSSCLWEVCSAIEKVLCPKHIVFSMSSEEQQDANRRFYETCGIPGVVGAVDGTHIQMIRPSNDEHLFFNRKLKHSINAMVICDHKMQIRAVNGRFGGASHDSHIWNLSGEREYLKTAYENGDSGQRILGDSGYPLEPWLLTPYRNSMEDSDEHFFNQKHSKGRSLIERVFGVLKGRFRCLLASRELHYAPEKVVQILNVCCALHNICIMFKVHPPSLEIEQEQVNMVNIENVENLSFGNIARRIRNQIKNDMIATRNSV from the exons aTGGATTGTGTAGCTTTATGGGACGAATCATCTGAGGAAAGGATTTATCGGAGATTTATAAGAGATAACTCCAACGTTATGAGTCTCAGCGATCAAAG TTTTGTGCAGAATTTTCGGCTTAGTAAGGAAGCCTTTATGTATGTGCTAAATAGCATAAAGGGTGAGATGAAATCTCCAACGAGAGCAACGGCTATCCCTGACATTATAAAAGTTGCAACAACCCTAAAGTTTCTTGCTCAGGGTGCGTATCAACATTTAATTGGCCAAGACCATCGCGCGGGGCTAGCACAGCAAACCGTTTCCAGTTGCCTTTGGGAAGTTTGCAGTGCAATTGAAAAGGTATTGTGTCCAAAACATATCGTTTTTTCGATGAGCAGTGAAGAGCAACAGGATGCCAACCGTAGATTTTACGAAACATGCGGAATTCCGGGTGTGGTAGGAGCAGTGGATGGAACGCACATCCAAATGATAAGGCCATCAAATGacgagcatttattttttaaccgaAAACTTAAGCACAGCATAAATGCAATGGTG ATATGTGATCACAAAATGCAAATTCGAGCCGTGAATGGTAGATTTGGAGGTGCATCGCATGATTCGCACATATGGAACTTGTCCGGTGAGcgcgaatatttaaaaactgccTATGAAAACGGTGACTCTGGCCAACGAATTCTTG GTGACTCAGGATATCCGTTGGAACCATGGCTCCTTACTCCATACAGGAATTCTATGGAGGATTCagacgaacatttttttaatcaaaaacattCAAAGGGAAGGTCGTTAATTGAGAGAGTTTTTGGCGTTTTGAAAGGCCGATTTCGTTGCCTTCTAGCTTCAAGGGAGTTGCACTATGCTCCAGAAAAGGTTGTGCAAATACTAAATGTTTGTTGTGCTctgcataatatatgtataatgttCAAAGTTCATCCTCCCAGTTTAGAAATCGAACAGGAACAAGTGAACATGGTAAATATAGAAAATGTAGAAAATCTGAGTTTTGGAAATATAGCTAGACGTATaagaaaccaaataaaaaatgatatgaTTGCCActcgaaattctgtatga
- the LOC129250630 gene encoding uncharacterized protein LOC129250630, with protein sequence MRRNRTNIAGTGGGPSVYSSLNELEQRVSELLSINKAVGGIGSTREFGARQTDVPTTSLGAFLNDSNLVDMPEGENDSDSVDVPEQVTEKPSCSRSVLTPRNKQSLLEKQVDNQIMYQKNSTEILTEINDSLKNISKTMERTYKMVYKIEKQKLNLAKEQFVHSRKMDCDNFKLKLRKLEIQKQMSELQTNKTHEKHGTSF encoded by the coding sequence ATGCGTCGGAACAGAACCAACATTGCTGGTACAGGGGGCGGTCCGTCCGTTTATTCCTCACTGAACGAATTAGAGCAGCGAGTAAGCGAGTTGCTTTCCATAAATAAAGCTGTGGGCGGGATAGGTAGCACGCGGGAGTTTGGTGCGCGTCAGACGGATGTACCAACTACAAGTTTAGGAGCATTTTTGAATGATAGCAATTTAGTCGATATGCCCGAAGGGGAGAATGACAGCGATTCAGTCGATGTGCCCGAACAGGTGACTGAGAAACCTTCCTGCAGCCGTTCGGTACTCACTCCACGCAATAAGCAAAGCTTACTAGAAAAGCAGGTGGATAATCAAATTAtgtaccaaaaaaattcaacagaaaTACTGACTGAGATTAATGattccttaaaaaatatttccaaaaccaTGGAAAGGACATATAAAATGgtatataaaatagaaaaacaaaagctaAATTTAGCAAAAGAGCAGTTCGTCCATAGTCGAAAAATGGACTGtgataattttaagttaaaacttAGGAAAttagaaattcaaaaacaaatgtcGGAGTTGCAGACAAATAAGACACATGAGAAACATGGAacttccttttaa